DNA from Paratractidigestivibacter faecalis:
TACTTGCATGTCTGATTTTATCGACATCGTTGAGCAGGCCCGCGCCGGGGCCCCTGCCGGCCAGAGGAACGTTCAGCTTGACGCAGACACGCTGCTGGTGGAGCTGGTCGTGCGGCCCGCGGTGGGCATGGCCTTCCTGACGGGCGCGCCCTATGCGGCGGCGCTTGGCGTGGCGGACGCCCTGGCTGGCCTGGGGGCCACCGGGATCGGCGTCGCCTGGCCGCACGACGTCTGCGGTCCCGATGGCGTCATGGCGACGGTCCGCACCACGGCTGGCTACGGCGAGGGCATGTTCGTCGTCTGCCACGTGGCCCTTGCCGGCGTGACGCCGCAGACGGCCGACGCCCTGGCGGGCGCCGTGGCCGAGGGCGTGCTTGCCCGCGTTGACCAGTGGGCGGAGGGCATCTCCCAGGCCGGACGCGCGGCAACGCCCCTCGGTCCCATCCTCAACGAGCTCTTTGACCGCATGCCGCTCATGGGCAAGCCGGCCGAGGTGGTCTATCCCAACGGCAAGGTGGCCATGAGGGGCACCCTGGTGGGCATGGACGTCTGGGGCCGCGCCACCATCAGAAACGAGTTCGGCCGAGACCTGGACATTGCCCCGGAGCACGCGAGCATTCGCGCCGCCGCCGAGTAGGGGAGGGCGCCCTACGCGCCGCCGTGCTGCTGAAGCCAGATCTCACGGATGCCGCGCAGGGTCAGCGTGGGGTCCACGGCGTCAAAGAGGTCCGTCGCGCGGCTGACGGTGCGGGCCAGGCCGCCGGTGCCAATGACCTTTGCCTGCTCGATGCCCAGCTCCGCCTTCATGCGCGAGACGAGGCCCTCGGCCTGGGCCGCGGCGCCAATCACCAGGCCGGACTGCATGGCGGTCTCCGTGGTGTCCCCCAGCGCGTGCTCGGGCGCCTCCACGGGGATGCTGGCCAGCTTTGCGGCCTTGCTGAACAGCGCGTTTGCAGAGAGCATCAGGCCGGGCGAGATGGCTCCGCCGCGGTAGGCGCCGCGGCCGTCCACCACGTCGATGTTGGTGGCCGTGCCAAAGTCCACCACGATGACGGGCGAGCCGTAGGCGTTCCTGGCGGCTATGGCGTTGGCGATGCGGTCCGCGCCCACGGTGCGGGGGTTGGGCATGTCGATGGGCATGCCGTAGTCGTGCGTCGCGTTGACCAGCAGCGGGCTTCTGCCCAGCAGGTCTCCCAGGCAGCGCCACCAGGCGCGCGTCAGCGCGGGCACCACGCTGGCCACGGCCGCGGCAGAGACGTCTGCCAGCTCGTAGCCGTCCTTGAGGAAGTACGAGAACAGGCGCGCGTGCAGCATGTCGGAGGTGTCGCTGGCGTTGCTCGTCATGCGCCAGCCCTTGGCCAGCTGCCCCTCGTCGTCAAAGAGGCCGAGCGTGGACTGCGTGTTGCCGACGTCGATGGCAAGGAACATGGTGACCCTCCGTAGGTTGCTGGCGATGTGACCAGTATGGTGCAAGGCCGCACCCGCCCGCCCTGGCATTTTCAGACGAGACACGCGCGTTTCTCCACACTCGGACCACATGCTTTCTGATACACTCAGACAGCTTGACCGTCCTGGTCGGAACCAGGACACAAACCCCCGCTCTGGTCGGAACCAGGGCACGAGAAGAGGAGTCCTGCAATGAAGCAAGGTATCCACCCTAACTACGTGGAGTGCACCGTTCGCTGCACCTGCGGCAACACCTGGGTTACCCGCTCCACCAAGAGCGAGATGACCCTAGACCTGTGCGACAAGTGCCACCCGTTCTACACCGGCCAGCAGAAGCTCGTCGACACCGGCGGCCGCGTCCAGCGCTTTGCCGACAAGTTCGGTGGCGCCGCTGCCGCCCAGCTCAAGAAGGCCGAGGAGGCCAAGGCCGCCAAGGCCGCCAAGGCTGCTGAGGCCGAGGCCGCCCGCAAGGCCGCCGCTGAGGCCAAGGCTGCCGCCAAGGCCAAGCGTGCCGCCGAGTACGCCGCCAAGGCTGAGGCCGAGGCTGCCAAGGCTGCCGCCGCTGCCGAGGCTGAGGCTCCCGCCGAGGAGGCCCCTGCCGCCGAGGAGAACGCCGCCGAGTAGCGCGCGTCCCAACGCAACCAAGCGCAACGCAAAGGAGCCCCGCACCCATCCCGGTGCGGGGCTCCTTTTTTCTCCCTCAAATTGGGGACGTGTTCAAATTTGCGCAAAAAGGGGACAGGTTCGTCTCGTCGCACCATTACGTCGGCGCAGTCGGGCGAACCTGTCCCAACTTTGCGCAAAAAGGAACACGTCCCCAATTTGCGGGCTAGCTGACCTTGCGGAGAAGGTAGACGTCCGTGTAGGTGATGGTCTGGTCGTAGGGGATGAAGAGGAACGTCCCTTTGTGCGGGTAGGTGGTCTGGACGCGGGCCACGGCCTGCGTGGGGTCGCCGCCGGCGCCAAAGCCAAACGTCACGGTGACGGTACCGCCCACCTCCTCGGGAAGGGCCGCCACAAAGGCGAGGTCGGAGTCTACGTCGTCGTTGTGGCCCCCGTAGTAGTTGGCCACGAGCCTGACGTCGGCAAGGGCCTCATCGCCGTCGCACGCGGCGCTGTCGGCGGAGGGGTGCTCGTGGAAGTGCGCCAGGGCGGAGATGCTGCCGGTCAGACGCGCGCCCGCGTCCCCGTCGGCCGTCTCGGCCGCCTCGAAGGTGACGGAAAGCGGGCTCGCCCCGGCGCCCAGGCACTTGGCGCCATCGGTCTCCTGGCTCTGGAAGGTGCCCTCCCAGGTGCCCACCAGGGGCTGGAAGGTGCGCGTCTTGGCGTCGTCGTTGACCTCGACGGACTCCACCTCCCAGACGCCGTTGACCGGCCTGAAGGCAAAGTGCGCGGTGAGCCTGCAGGTGTAGGACTCAAAGCTGCTTGCCTTCACGCAGGTCAGAGACACCGTCTCGGTCTGGGCCTCCCCGTCAAAGTCCTCGGACTCCACGCTCACCTTGGCCCCGTCAAAGATCTGCGCCAGCGTGAGCTCGGTGCCGCCCGTGGAGCCGCCCGCGGTCTTTGCCGCCGCCTTGAGCGAGCGCTCGCCCTC
Protein-coding regions in this window:
- a CDS encoding type III pantothenate kinase; the protein is MFLAIDVGNTQSTLGLFDDEGQLAKGWRMTSNASDTSDMLHARLFSYFLKDGYELADVSAAAVASVVPALTRAWWRCLGDLLGRSPLLVNATHDYGMPIDMPNPRTVGADRIANAIAARNAYGSPVIVVDFGTATNIDVVDGRGAYRGGAISPGLMLSANALFSKAAKLASIPVEAPEHALGDTTETAMQSGLVIGAAAQAEGLVSRMKAELGIEQAKVIGTGGLARTVSRATDLFDAVDPTLTLRGIREIWLQQHGGA
- the rpmE gene encoding 50S ribosomal protein L31, which gives rise to MKQGIHPNYVECTVRCTCGNTWVTRSTKSEMTLDLCDKCHPFYTGQQKLVDTGGRVQRFADKFGGAAAAQLKKAEEAKAAKAAKAAEAEAARKAAAEAKAAAKAKRAAEYAAKAEAEAAKAAAAAEAEAPAEEAPAAEENAAE